GAAGAAAAGTGCATCTAAGCAACTAATTCTGGCAGCTTTGGAGAATGTAAAAACGTTGACTCCACGAGAAAAAGGATTTCTGTATGCAAGTGATATACAAGGAAAAATTGATGCTGCTCGTGAAAACTGGGTTATCCTGGAATCGGCAGATCCGGTGGTAGTAAGTAATGTGGTTGGCTTGTTAAACGGTATGCCCGAATCTTATAAATTAAGACTATTTACCCTCGATAAAAACGATGCTTACGATTACCACGATGTATCCAATGTGCATCTGGCAAAATTAGGATTCACTTTTCCTTCGGTAAATAGAAGTTATAATTACAAAGAAAAGAACGCCTTTCTTACCAGTTATAAAAATAAATACGGTGTCTTGCCCAATAGATATGCGGTTCGCGGATTTGATGTCACTTACGACGTGCTGTTGCGATTGGCTTCGGGAGACGATTTGCACGAAGCATCCTCCAATGAGATAGAGACCGAGTACATTGAGAATAAATTTCGCTACAGTAAGAAACTCTTCTCGGGGTATCAGAACGAGGCTACCTATATCATTAAATACAATAAAGAACTCCAATTCGAGGAAGTAAAATGAGCACAGCAAAAGTAACCTACGTGGGTAATCTTCGTACAGAATGCGAACACCTGAATTCGGGAAGAACATATATTACAGACGCGCCCGTCGATAACAATGGAAAAGGAGAGGCTTTTTCTCCAACCGATACGGTCGCTACCGGACTTGCCAATTGTATGCTAACCACCATGGGGATTAAGGCCATGGGGTTGAATATTATCTTGGACGGATCAACAGCCTTGGTTACAAAGACAATGGCTGCAAACCCGCGACGGATTTCAAAAATTGAAGTGGTGATGGACTTACCTGCAAATATTGACAGGAAGTCTCAGCAGATTCTTGAAAATACCGCAAATACATGTCCGGTGCATTATAGCTTGCATCCGGATATTGTACGAAGTGTTGTATTTAATTGGGGATAAGACAATTACTCAATAAATAGTAATTTTTGTCGTTACTTTTTTATGAAACTACTCATTGCTCTTTTTTTCATAAGTCTTATGACTTTTTCTTCAGAAAACAACACGGAAAAAATTGCGTGGAGCGAAGATTATAAACTTTCCTGGGCCGATTTCCAAGGAATCCCAAATGGGGGGAGTAGTTTTGTAGCAAGTACCAATTCGGGGATGTCTTTTTCATTTTCGTATGGTTCGAAGAATGGCGTGATTGAATACGATTTTACAATTGAAAGTAATTTCTATCCCAAACTTTCATGGTACCGAAGAGGAGCTGTATCAGATTATATTTTACAGCACGAACAAACACATTTCGATATTTCGGAATTGCACACGCGTATTTTCAGAAAAAGAATGGAGGAAGCCACCTTTTCAGGAAAGATAAAGGCCGAAGTCTACGCCTTGTATGAAAAGACCGAAGCTGAAAGAAAAGAAATGCAACGGCGCTACGACGAAGAAACCAATCATTCACAAATACAGGCGTCTGAAGCAGCATGGCAGATTTTTGTTGCCAAACAACTCAGAGAATATGGCCGCTGGAAATAATCCCTCTTCAACATCCTCAAACCCAAATCCCAAACATCTTATCGAATTGGCAAACTATAAAATGCCCTTCGGGAAATACAAGAATTACTATCTCGTAAACATTCCGGAACCGTATTATGTATGG
This genomic stretch from Ulvibacter sp. MAR_2010_11 harbors:
- a CDS encoding OsmC family protein, whose amino-acid sequence is MSTAKVTYVGNLRTECEHLNSGRTYITDAPVDNNGKGEAFSPTDTVATGLANCMLTTMGIKAMGLNIILDGSTALVTKTMAANPRRISKIEVVMDLPANIDRKSQQILENTANTCPVHYSLHPDIVRSVVFNWG
- a CDS encoding DUF922 domain-containing protein, with protein sequence MKLLIALFFISLMTFSSENNTEKIAWSEDYKLSWADFQGIPNGGSSFVASTNSGMSFSFSYGSKNGVIEYDFTIESNFYPKLSWYRRGAVSDYILQHEQTHFDISELHTRIFRKRMEEATFSGKIKAEVYALYEKTEAERKEMQRRYDEETNHSQIQASEAAWQIFVAKQLREYGRWK
- a CDS encoding DUF3820 family protein — encoded protein: MAAGNNPSSTSSNPNPKHLIELANYKMPFGKYKNYYLVNIPEPYYVWFKQKGFPNGKLGRMLQEMYEIKLNGLEDLVRKLIDR